The proteins below come from a single Labilithrix sp. genomic window:
- a CDS encoding response regulator: AATAVGAAVNGQLAGKLGELGLSPQQAEAVLALSREVVERVVWEVVPQLAEAIIKEEIARLTKEA; the protein is encoded by the coding sequence TGCCGCGACCGCGGTCGGCGCCGCGGTGAACGGTCAGCTCGCCGGCAAGCTCGGCGAGCTCGGCCTCAGCCCGCAGCAGGCGGAGGCGGTCCTCGCCCTCTCGCGCGAGGTCGTCGAGCGCGTCGTCTGGGAGGTCGTCCCGCAGCTCGCCGAGGCGATCATCAAGGAAGAGATCGCGCGACTGACGAAGGAAGCCTGA